TCCAAATGACACACATACTTGCCTACAATGTCAGGGGGTGCGGAACCCCCAGGCCGGGTGATGTCACGGCCCCTTCAGTGCTGCCGTTCTGGAATCCAGAGGAGTCCCCTCAGACTTCACTCTAGTGTTTCCTGCTGCTGCAAATAGCCCAGGTCTCGTGAGCCTGTGATGAACACAGCCAGGTCTTTCCAGGCCTGGAGGCCTGGCAGGAGAGGAGTCTTCTGGGCGCTGGGAGCCCTGCCCGGCCTGGCCGCTGTGGGGGCCCGGCAGGCCCATGTGTATGTGGTTTTCTGCTGAGCAGGATGCTCAGGGCCCAGGGGCTAATTGGGAGCAGGTGGTGGGCTTGGCAGAAGCTGCCGAGTCCAGGCGGTGATGCCGGTTGGCCACGGCTGGGGTCCCAAGGATGGGCCTGGTTCAGCGATTCATGCAGTCAGTGCCTTGGACACCCGGGGAGGCACTGGGCCAGAGGGCTGAGCATGGGTGTGGGTGAGGACAGAATGGCCCGGGCTGGGAGCACGTTAGGAATGTCCCCTTAGTGAGCAGGGCAGGGTCCACCCTTCCCTGACTGTGTCTAGTACACACATGACACGGGGTGTGCTTGTCAGGATCAGCCCTGGAGCTGGGTTGGAGGCCTTGTTCCTTGTGACCTGAACACCTGGGCGGACCAGCAGGGACTGGGATGTCCCTCCACTCCAgccctcccatgcctggcttctgGGTGCCACCTTCTCCAGGGTGAAATCAGGGGATCAAAGGTCAGCTCTGCTGTCCTGGGTGCAGCCCTGGGTAGACCTCCCACCGGTCTTTCCCCAGCTGTCCTCTCTGACACCACTCCGGCCTGCCTCTTCGTTGCCATGAGAGCTGCCTACCTCTTCCTGCTATTCCTGCCTGGTAAGTGGCTCCTGGGGCAGAGGGTAGCTCCCCTTATGTGGGGGTGGAGAGTAGGGTTAGTAGGGGGGATTAGCAGTGAGCCTTTGTCATGACTTATGGCCAGAACTCAGCTCCCCAGCTCCCAGGGCCTCCTGCCTGCTTGGACCACAGACTGGACCGGCCAACACTGGCAGCATCTGGAGGCAGCTCCCGGCCCTTCCCCCAGCCCTCCACAGCAGCAGGCAGGCAGGGCTCTGGAGGGCATGTCCCAGGCACAAGGACTCCGTGGCACAAGGCACAACGCCCCTCTGGGAGCCGATGTGCAGGTGGAGGTGCAGGGGCACCCAAGGCAGGGAGTCCGGACGCTTGGGTTCTAGATCCATTCAGGGCCCTTCAGCTCTATACAGTCTCGACCTTGGGGGGGTCCGTACTGGCCAAATGAGGAGAATCAATGAGGACCACAAAAGTCCTAGCAGGGccaagattcattcattcagctgtGATGTGTTGAGTCCCTACAACGTGCCAAGTGCTGGGCTAGGCCCTGGGGATTCAGCGATGAACCAGGCAGACACATCGTTGCTCCTCATCATGCGGCCAGTCCAGGGAAGGAGGACAAACAGGAAACAAGCAGATGTGAGAAACGCCAGCATGTGCTGAGTGCTGGACGGAAATCAGCAGGAGGGCcggtgggctgggggtggggcggcCTCTCGTGAGGCTGAAATTCCAGGGAAGACCTGAAGCAGCTGAGCAGGCCTCACAGGCCCAGGGAGCATCAGGTGCAAAGGCTCTGAGGGAGGCAGGAGCATGTGGAGTCCCAggaacagccaggaggccagcaaCAGGAAGGGGCAGGATGAGGTCAGGGAGGTGACCACGACCAGGGTGGGGAAGCGTCTTTACCATCGAAGAAGAGTTTGGATCCTCTAGGAATCTGCTTGTAGGGTCCTAGGTTCTTACAGACCTGCCCTTGTGACCCCCGCCTCACCTCCCCAGAAGCGCCTCAGGCCCCCGTTGCCCCTCCCCGTGGGGTATCCCACATGCTTTGCCTCCCCACAGCAGGCTTGCTGGCTCAGGGCCAGTACGACCTGGACCCGCTGCCGCCGTTCCCTGACCACGTCCAGTACACCCACTATAGCGACCAGATCGGTAAGGGCCTTCCACCCCCAGCCCTGCCGGGTCACGGAGGCCTGGCTGCTCAGATGTGCATGGCTCAGCCAGGGACCGCACTGGACAGGCTGATGGGAACTCTGGGGGTTGGTCCCTGGCTCAGCGGGGACCTCGTTTGCCCCTGGGGCTAGGGGAGTAGCCTGACTCCCACCAATTCCACTTTCATCTTTGTTTGCAGACAACCCAGACTACTATGATTATCAAGGTAACGGCTGGGGGTAGGCGGGcagctggggtggggagagcccCTGGGAGGGGTAGAGGGAGTAGACCCCCTTATCCTCCCCTGGCTGCAGAGGTGACTCCTCGGCCCTCCGAGGAACAGTTCCAGTTCCAGTCCCAGCAGCAAGTCCAACAGGAAGTCATCCCAGCCCCAACCCCAGGTAGGCGCCAGACCctgctcccacccctgccccagctcctgcctcaCCCCTCCCCACTCTGTCCACCCTGGGAGTGGGGGTCTGCCAGGGCTGGGAGAGGTGACTCCCCTTGCCCTGAAGATACCCCTCCCAGTGATGTCTGCCTACCTCTGTCTCGACACCAGAACCAGAAAATGCGGAGGCGGAGCCCACAGAGCCTGGGCCTCTTGGTAAGGGCTTTCTTGACAGCCAGAGAAATGGAGGCACGGCCTGAAGTTGGGGTGGAGTAGGGGGCGGTGCTGGTGGGCTGGAGGTCTTTGTCCCTTGCCCATGTGGGCTGTTGGCAGTAATGTGGGCAGTATGACTGCTGTAGGCTGGCATCCCCAGGCCCCCCTAGGCAGCTCCAGGAGGTCCCACCACTCCCCAGCGTGCCTGACTGGAGGCTAAATTGGCAGCCTAGGAAGGCCCCTGTCCTCACAGTTactgggaggggcagggagtgTGCTGGGGACTTCCTGTCAGCCAGAGAGACTGGGTGGTGCCCATGTGGAGGCGAGGAAGGGCCAGGGAGCGCAGGCTGGCTGAGCGGTGCCCCTCCGGCTGCCCCAGCTGACAGCTTGAAAGAACAAGGTGTGTGTGTGCGAGAGAATCCGTGTGCTTACCCTCGTGTGGGTTGGTGTGTGTGTTCCTATGTGGGCTTCTGTGAGCGTGGGCAGATCTGCTTGGAAGTTGGTATGGGCTTTTGTGATGATGCATGGGTGGGTGGGAATTTCTGTTGAACTTAGGCTTCTATAGTAAGTGTGGTTGTGAGTTGATACATGAATATTACAGCCCTGGTAAGTCTGACAGTGCTGCACGTGTCTACGTGGGCATGGGTAGGTATGGGTGTCTGCACAGGGCCTGAGGGTACAGGGGGGACTAGGCCCTGCGAGCCAGCCTCAGGTGGGTGAGGCTGGGGGCTGCCCCCCAACTCTGGGCTCCTAGTCTGACCCCACCTGTCACCAGACTGCCGTGAGGAACAGTACCCGTGCACCCGCCTCTACTCCATACACAAGCCGTGCAAACAGTGTATCAACGAGGTCTGCTTCTACAGGTGAGCACAGGTGGGCAGCTGTCGGGAAGACTCCGGAGTTTGGGGGGCTAGAGGGCACACGGGACAGCTCTGGCCAGCCAAGGTGGGAGTTGGAGGAAAGATAGTGAGTCCTGAAGTTGAGCTCAGTTCTGTGGTTGAGCCTGGGCCAGGGACCTCCACTCCTGGACTCCAATGCCGGGTTCTGTCTGGGCTATCCCAGTGGGGTTGGGTGGAAGTGGGGCTGAGACCTCCCGTGCCCTGTCCCTGCAGCCTCCGCCGTGTGTACGTCGTTAACAAGGAGATCTGTGTCCGTACAGTGTGTGCCCACGAGGAGCTCCTCCGAGGTAGGAAGGCCTCCTCCCCAAGACCTCCCCTACCCCCAGGTCCACTTCATTATCTGGCTACCTAGTCACCCACCTGATGTTTATTCAACACGTATTATCCACCAGGCCCACTTCCAGGACACCCTGAGCTCCCCTCCCTGAGGGGAGGTGAGCTGTTTCATCCTCAAAACACTCCTATCACCAGAGTTGGGGGAGGGACAGCGGTTCTAATCTCCCAGCTCCACCCTGACccccctccttcctgcccctAATAGCTGACCTGTGTCGGGACAAGTTCTCCAAATGTGGCGTGATGGCCAGCAGCGGCCTGTGCCAATCCGTGGCGGCCTCCTGTGCCAGGAGCTGTGGGGGCTGCTAGGGTGGTGCTGGCATCCGGAGTTCTGGCCCTTCTGGGATCTGGGGCCCTCGGGCCCTGCCTGACCTGGTGCTTTTTCCCCCATCCCCATGTTCCTTTTATTCTGTAAAAAGTTAGTGGACTGCAGCCCTGGGGGTTGCAGGCTGCGGTGCCTCAGGCCACTCCTTCAGCCTGTGGCCACCTCTGGGGCATGATGGGGGCTCCCCACTGCCTAGTCTCTGCCCCTCAGGTTGGGGGGGCATCCCAGGCCTCTCTGTGGGACCTTGGCCCCTGACGGGCCTTCTCAGCCCCTTTTGAGGACAGACAGTCCCCCCTTCACAGTCCCCTGAGGTAGGCTACGTCCCCCCACCCCAGCTGGTCTGCTTGGATTTCCTACAGCCCCCCTGGGCATGGACCAcctttattttatacaaaattaaaaacagtttttacaAAAGATCGAGTCACTTTTTCGGTGGAGAGCACAGAGGGGCCAGCCAAGTGCCCCCAACGCAGACTGTCCTGAGAGGCTCCCCACCCCTTGGAGTGAACGGTCTGCTCAGGTGCCCTGTGCTTCTGCAGTCCCAGCCCCACCTCCTCACCCACCGGCTCCAGTTCTGCCCTGCCCAGAACACTGCGTCATGACAGTGTACGTGCGCACGCGTGTTGCAGGAATTGCATGGGAGATGGAAGGCTTCAGGGACACAGCTTTCTCATGATCAGGGCTGCTTGGTGAGGACATGAGTTCCCATCACCAGAGGGACACAGTGAAGATGGGAGGCTGCCCATGGGGTTGGAGGGCATGGgatcaaggcaggtggactgACATCCAAGGCCTTTGAGAAGTTGGGGAGATGGGTgccattaaaagaacaaaaacgGCGGGGTGCaggggcttacacctgtaatcccagcactcagggaggccgaggcgggccgatcacttgaggccaggagttcgagaccagcctggccaacgtggtgaaaccctgtctctagtaaaaatacaaaaaaaatcagccaggcgtggtggcgtgcgcctgtaaacccagctgctcaggaggctgaggcacaagaattgcttcaacctgggaggcggaggttgcagtgagccaagatcgcgccactgcactccagcctgggcagagtaagactgtctcaaagaaaaaaagagggcaaAAATGAGCAAGCCATTATAATTATAACACCTCCCTCTGACCAGCACGTGGGGCCTGGGCTCTGCGTGAAGGCTCGAACACTCCTTAACTCTGAACAGGCATATGTGGTGGATGTAATTCATATCCCCCT
This region of Macaca fascicularis isolate 582-1 chromosome 1, T2T-MFA8v1.1 genomic DNA includes:
- the MFAP2 gene encoding microfibrillar-associated protein 2 isoform X2 → MRAAYLFLLFLPGLLAQGQYDLDPLPPFPDHVQYTHYSDQIDNPDYYDYQEVTPRPSEEQFQFQSQQQVQQEVIPAPTPEPENAEAEPTEPGPLDCREEQYPCTRLYSIHKPCKQCINEVCFYSLRRVYVVNKEICVRTVCAHEELLRADLCRDKFSKCGVMASSGLCQSVAASCARSCGGC
- the MFAP2 gene encoding microfibrillar-associated protein 2 isoform X1, with amino-acid sequence MRAAYLFLLFLPAGLLAQGQYDLDPLPPFPDHVQYTHYSDQIDNPDYYDYQEVTPRPSEEQFQFQSQQQVQQEVIPAPTPEPENAEAEPTEPGPLDCREEQYPCTRLYSIHKPCKQCINEVCFYSLRRVYVVNKEICVRTVCAHEELLRADLCRDKFSKCGVMASSGLCQSVAASCARSCGGC